One Lentisphaerota bacterium genomic window, CGTTGCACGGCCTTTCGTTCCGCGGGTTCGCCGGGCTTGACGCGCTGCTGGTGCAGATCGGGGCCCGGGCCTCAGTTCCCGTGATCGCCCTGGTGGGCTTCGATCTGCAGCCCGGCGTCTTTGGTGCCCTTCCGCTCGACTATCTCACGTTCCAGGGGGTGATCCCCTTTGAACGGCTGGGGGGCGAAATCCTGGTGGCGGTGCTCAATCCGGTCAGCGCCCGGCTGCGAAACGAGTTGTCCGCCGCGCTCGGCTGCCCGTGCCACTATTTTCTCATACCGCCAGCCGATTTCGATATCGCCTTGGAAGTGGTCAAAAACCGCTATCAGGCGGCCTAGCACACAGTACGAGGCTTCTGAATACGGCACTTGCAGAACCGACGAAGGAGGTTTTGCAAGCGCCTCCCCGCGTCTCAGAGCACCCAGTCGATCTCGGTTGAGCCGTCGGCGGCGGTCCGCACGTCGGCCACGCCCGCCGCGCCTGCGGGCGCCGGCAGCATCAGGATCTTGAACACCGTCTCGACCCGCCCCAACGCGGGGAGCCAGCCGTAGGTGGGCGTGTTGAAGAGGCGCCCCAGCCGCACTTGCGCTTCCAGCGGACACGGGAAGGGCGAATTGGCGAACTCGACGCCGCGGGCCAGTGTCTGGCCGGCCCAAGGCGCGGCATTCCGGCAGCGGTTCTCCTCCCAGTTGCCCGTCCACGGGTAGTCGCTCCGCCGCCACTGATAGACCACCGCCGCGCCCAGCTTGGGATTGAGCATCGAGGCCCAGGCGTCGTCGCGGGTGACATCCATGCGCATCGCCGCAAAATCACCGCTTGTGCGGTATGCGCGTTCGATCCGTCGCAGATCCACCGATTCGCCCGCCGCGCCCGGCGCCAGGGGCCACTCAAAGGGGGCGTCCGGCGCCAGGCGCATCTTCTTGCTGAAGCCCGTAGAAATGACCTGTCCCTTGTCTGCGGACAGATCAAGCACCGTCACGCCCTTTTCCAGAAAGGGGTCGCTGAACGTGCCGTGCTCGCACACGGTGAAGGGGCGGTCGAAATCGAGGAGGCTGCGGATCACGGTTGTCACGGTGATGACGTGGGAGCCGGCGCGTGTCTCATAGGTCCGGTCGACGAACAGGCCCTCTTTCAGCAACGCGCAACTGAGGGACAGCTTGGAGACGGTCTTGGTTTCGCGGCGCGCAGATTCCTTCCAGCGCATGATGGTCGCCTCGCCGTGTGTGTCGAGCCCTGCAGCCGCCTCTGCAGCGGAGGGAGGCCCGAAGTGGCCCAGACAGAAGACGTGGCCGGCGATCGAGGCGAGCAGCGCGCTGCCGCCGAAGGAGGCCGCATCGCGCGTGGCGCGGTACTGCCACGGCTCGACGGTTTTCCAGACCGGCTGCCAGAAGGGATTGAGGCCGGGTTTATCGGCCAGCGTGAGCGCGGCCAGATGCCCGCCGCCCTCCAGGATCGTCAATTCGATCTCGCCGCTGCCGACCTGCCAGGCCCGGCGTCCGCCGAACGGTTTGCGTGTAATGCCCATCACCGCCCTCCCTTCTGTGCTGTGTTCAAAACGTGTGGATGACAAGCCCGGAGCGGAGCTTGGGTTCGAACCAGGTGCTTTTGGGCGGCATGATCTGGCCCGCGTCGGCGATGTCCATCATCGCGCTCACGGTCGTCGGCGCCAGAGAGAAGGCCACGGCGTCACGGCCGGAATCGACCCGTTTCTTTAATTCGCCGGTGCCACGGATGCCGCCCACAAAGCTGATCCGCTGGCTGGTGCGGGGGTCGTCGATCCCCAGCAGAGGCGCCAGAAGCCGCGTCTGCAAGACGCTCACATCGAGGCGGTCGACCGGGCCGGCCTCAAACGCCGGCCAGGAGAGCGTGTGCCAGTCGCCGGCCAGATACATCTGCGCTTGGCGCGGTCCGGCCGGTTCGGCGCAGCCGCTTTTCCGGACATCGAACACCCGGCCGGTCCGCTCCAAAAACGTCGCGGCGTCGAGGCCGTTCAGATCGGCCACACAGCGGTTATAGGGGAGAATGCGCAAGTGCGACGCGGGAAACAGCACCGCCAGGAACCAGTTGTATTCTTCGCTGCCGTCGTGGCCGGGGTTTGCGGCGCGGTGCTGCCGGGCGGCCCGCCAGGCCGAGGCGGCGCGATGGTGGCCGTCCGCAATGTAGGCGAGGGGAACGGCCTGGAACAGCGCCGTCCAATCGGTCTGCCCCTCGGTGCTCCGCC contains:
- a CDS encoding DUF1015 domain-containing protein codes for the protein MQVKAFAGWIPASEKAAAVAAVPYDVVDTAEARALAAGNPDSLLHISRPEIDLPDTVGIHDDRVYEQGLRAFRAFQARGTLIREPQPCTYVYRQIMGAHSQTGVVVCCHADDYENNVIRKHEKTRRDKEDDRTRHTLTLRANTGPVFLTYRDSAPLDAAVARVVREAPLTDFTAADGIRHTVWRSTEGQTDWTALFQAVPLAYIADGHHRAASAWRAARQHRAANPGHDGSEEYNWFLAVLFPASHLRILPYNRCVADLNGLDAATFLERTGRVFDVRKSGCAEPAGPRQAQMYLAGDWHTLSWPAFEAGPVDRLDVSVLQTRLLAPLLGIDDPRTSQRISFVGGIRGTGELKKRVDSGRDAVAFSLAPTTVSAMMDIADAGQIMPPKSTWFEPKLRSGLVIHTF